From Capsicum annuum cultivar UCD-10X-F1 unplaced genomic scaffold, UCD10Xv1.1 ctg71844, whole genome shotgun sequence:
AAGGAGCCCAGAAATTGGGaaaaaacaagaacaaattcCATGAAAATATGCACCAAGATCATAAATAACTTACACACCAGGATTATCTAGGCTCTAGggtaccccccacccccacccccacacaaAACTTTCATCGTCACCCTGTAAGACGAGGCCAACCTATCGAAAGACGGACATTGCTTCATTTCATACAACCTTTCGATAGGTGCTTGTTAGATCTTATTAAGCTTTTCTGCTATGATGATAGGATTTGCTTTTGCTATTGCATTCTGACCAGCATTCCTATAATCAAACGGGCAGTTGTGTTTGTCTGAATAATCATGAACTGCGCAGAAAAGATCACCACATTTGCAACTAAACCCCATTAATCCCACACACTTACGACAAGCTGTGCACTTTTTCAAACCCTCTTTGGACTTCACTTGTGAAATCTGAGAGGCTAAATCTGCAGATGCAATCGCGGAACCTGCAAGAGCAAGTTCTGATTCATCACTGCTTGAGCTTCTGCGTACTCCGTCTTTGTTGGATGCGGCTGCAAGCTTTGCATGTTCCTGCTTCAGTAGCATCATGTCCTTTTGAAACTTGGAACACATATTCATCGTAGCTGCACTACCAAAAAAATCACAGTCGTTGATGCAGA
This genomic window contains:
- the LOC124894235 gene encoding zinc finger A20 and AN1 domain-containing stress-associated protein 8-like, producing MDSSKETGCRAPEDPVLCINDCDFFGSAATMNMCSKFQKDMMLLKQEHAKLAAASNKDGVRRSSSSDESELALAGSAIASADLASQISQVKSKEGLKKCTACRKCVGLMGFSCKCGDLFCAVHDYSDKHNCPFDYRNAGQNAIAKANPIIIAEKLNKI